The following proteins are encoded in a genomic region of Syntrophales bacterium:
- a CDS encoding ABC transporter permease has product MSRIINILSQSLAAVIALKLRSFFCILSIAIGISAITIIVATTEGAFQKAYDIVDVFGPDAVLIVGGSEESRAITRRVKTLTIADADAIRASFGTAYLVAPMNTLRDVTVSYLGNRYASQVVGSTSDYSVAWSWPVVEGSDFTEEDLKRSANVALIGSETMHELFGDENPVGKFIQVRTIPVQVVGVLLERGASMGGSNLDNRVVMPITTVMKKLQNEAKYVSVLRVRFEDIENIDLRMEELKEFLRMRHRIPEREVDDFQIFSSKDIIKFLVALTGSLIVFVGIVGIISLVVAGFVLANLFHLSVRERTGEIGIRRSVGAKKRDILYQFLGEALLLTTAGGACGFLLGFAGAKLLQKLADFPIYFSWKAFVIGLILSWIVGIAFGLQPASRAANLKPIEAIRG; this is encoded by the coding sequence ATGAGTAGAATCATCAACATCCTCTCCCAGTCGCTTGCCGCGGTCATTGCCCTGAAACTGCGGAGTTTTTTCTGCATCCTCAGCATCGCCATCGGCATTTCGGCAATCACGATCATTGTCGCCACAACCGAGGGCGCCTTTCAAAAAGCCTACGATATTGTGGATGTCTTCGGCCCCGACGCCGTTTTGATTGTCGGCGGCTCGGAGGAGTCGCGGGCGATTACCCGGCGCGTAAAAACTCTGACGATAGCGGACGCAGACGCGATCCGCGCCTCGTTCGGCACCGCCTACCTCGTTGCCCCGATGAACACTCTCCGCGATGTAACCGTCTCCTACCTGGGAAACCGCTACGCGTCCCAGGTTGTCGGCTCAACAAGCGATTACAGCGTCGCCTGGAGCTGGCCGGTCGTGGAGGGGTCGGATTTCACCGAAGAAGACCTCAAACGTTCCGCAAACGTTGCCTTGATCGGCAGCGAAACCATGCATGAGCTTTTCGGCGATGAAAACCCTGTCGGCAAGTTTATCCAGGTAAGAACGATTCCCGTTCAGGTGGTCGGCGTTCTTTTGGAAAGGGGGGCCTCGATGGGAGGCAGCAACCTCGACAATCGGGTGGTGATGCCGATTACAACCGTCATGAAAAAGCTGCAGAACGAGGCAAAATACGTCTCGGTGCTGCGGGTGCGTTTCGAGGATATTGAAAACATCGATCTGCGCATGGAGGAACTCAAGGAATTCCTGCGGATGCGGCACCGCATTCCCGAGCGGGAAGTGGACGACTTTCAGATATTCTCTTCCAAGGACATCATAAAATTTCTCGTCGCCCTGACCGGATCGCTGATCGTCTTTGTGGGCATCGTCGGGATCATCTCGCTTGTCGTCGCAGGCTTTGTCCTGGCAAATCTCTTTCATCTGTCCGTCCGGGAGCGCACTGGGGAGATCGGCATCCGCCGTTCGGTCGGGGCAAAAAAACGGGACATCCTGTACCAGTTTCTCGGCGAGGCGTTGCTTCTAACCACGGCGGGCGGCGCCTGCGGCTTTCTCTTAGGCTTTGCCGGGGCCAAACTGCTCCAGAAACTGGCCGATTTCCCGATCTATTTTTCCTGGAAGGCCTTCGTGATCGGGCTTATCCTCTCGTGGATTGTCGGCATTGCCTTTGGCCTCCAGCCGGCATCCCGCGCGGCCAACCTGAAACCCATCGAAGCGATCCGAGGCTGA
- a CDS encoding ABC transporter ATP-binding protein, with the protein MTALCLMENVTKTFSLGENVSVEVLKGIDLAVDEGEFIAIMGTSGSGKSTLMNLIGCLDVPTSGRYLLAGREVLGLQDDDLSELRNTHIGFVFQSFYLLPYATVLENVLLPTLYREKGGGHVEKRAVELLHLVGLEKRMNFRPNRLSGGEQQRVALCRALMNDPEMILADEPTGQLDSKTASEIMNLLAEMNKKGKTVILVTHDAAIAANAQRIIRIKDGVIIDE; encoded by the coding sequence ATGACCGCACTATGCCTGATGGAAAATGTTACAAAGACCTTCAGCCTCGGCGAAAACGTATCCGTCGAGGTGCTGAAGGGAATCGACCTGGCGGTTGACGAAGGGGAATTCATCGCCATCATGGGCACGTCGGGCTCGGGGAAATCCACGCTGATGAACCTGATCGGCTGCCTCGACGTCCCAACTTCCGGGCGCTATCTGCTAGCAGGGAGGGAGGTGCTGGGACTGCAGGACGACGATCTTTCCGAACTTCGCAACACCCATATCGGCTTTGTTTTTCAGAGCTTCTATCTTCTCCCCTATGCGACCGTTCTGGAAAATGTGCTGCTGCCGACGCTTTACAGGGAAAAAGGGGGGGGACACGTCGAGAAGCGCGCCGTTGAACTTCTCCACCTGGTCGGCCTCGAAAAGCGGATGAACTTCCGTCCGAACCGGCTCTCCGGGGGGGAACAGCAGCGGGTAGCCCTCTGTAGGGCATTGATGAACGACCCGGAGATGATCCTTGCCGACGAGCCGACCGGTCAATTGGACAGCAAAACCGCCTCGGAAATCATGAACCTGCTTGCCGAAATGAACAAAAAAGGCAAAACCGTAATCCTCGTGACCCACGACGCGGCGATTGCCGCCAACGCCCAGCGGATCATCCGGATAAAAGACGGTGTCATCATCGATGAGTAG